Within the Bacteroidia bacterium genome, the region GCCTCCCTGAATAAAAGCTAAATGATGACTGTCAGGCGATAGGCTAGGGGAGTGGCCTTCATTGATTTTCTGTGTTTTCCCATCTTTGGTGGAGATTTTCCAAATTTCTCGTTTTGCCCCATCTGCTTGACTGGTAGGATTGGGAATTTCTCCTTGTCGATTAGGTCCATCACCTTTTACATAGATTATGAACTTAGCATCAGCACTAAATTGAAGTCCATAGAGGGTTTCTCCATTATCGAGGGTATAATTCGTCAATTGTTTTCCCGCATCATCTGTTCCAGAGGAGATCCAGATATTCCTTACACCTTTTTCATTGTATACCCAGGCAATTTTTTCTCCATTGGGACTGTAAACCAGATTTGTGGGGAAAGGTGCTGCCAGAAGGGATTCGAGGCTGAGAGTTGTTTGGGCGAAAGAATTGTTAAGGGAAGAAGTGATCAAAATACAGATCAGGATTCGAAGGAAGGAAGCCATCGATTGCATAGTAATAGTAATTTGGAAGTTGAAAAGCTCAGGAGAGCCTTTAACTCTAAATTACGAGAAATTCAGGGCAATTATCTACCCCCGCCTATATCGATGATGCTACCCGTTACAAAAGAGGCTTTTTCAGACAATAACCAGGCGATGCTTTCAGCTACTTCTTCAGGAGTTCCCCCTCTTTTCATCGGAAGGAATTTGGAGAGTTCATTTACCCGATCGGGATTTCCACTATCCTTATGGATATCTGTATAGATCAAACCCGGCCTTACAGCATTTACTCTGATATTCTGAGCCGCTACCTCATTTGCCAAACCTTTGGTAAAGGTGTCCATCGCTCCCTTGCTGGCCGCATAGTCTACATATTCGAAAGCCGCTCCCAAACGAGCAGCAATTGAAGAGACATTTACAATGGATGCCCCTGATTTCATTCGCTTTAAGGCCTCTCTACTACATAGAAAGGTGCTGAGCATATTGGTTTTAAATACTTTTTCCCATCTTTCTGCGGACATTTCAACTACAGGCATGGCTTTAAACAGAATACCAGCATTATTCACCAGACCTCTTAATTCTCCCCCTTCTACATCTATTTGCTCAAATAGCCTTAAAACTTCCTCCTCTTCGGAAACATCTGCCTGTATACAAAAGGCCGATTCTCCTGCATCCTGGATTTCCCTGGCGACTTCCTGAGCTGCACTTTTATTCAATTTATAATTGATGCAAATCTTAAATCCTGCTCTGGCAAGCAATTTGGCAGTGGCAGCTCCAATTCCTCGACTGGCACCTGTGATGAGGACAATTTTTTCCATGCTGATGGGTATTAAGAGGAGCTTCAATTAAAGAAAAAATTTATTGCAGACCCTTTATTGCCTTTGTAAATTCGATGTTTAAACTCCAACCTACTCAATAACGCTATGGATCGAAATAAGATTATCTACTGGGCCGCTACTTGCATTATGTGTCTGATTTTCACTTTTTCTGGAGTCATGTATTTCGCCAATTACGAGACTATGGCTGGCTTCTTTACCAAATTTGGCTTTCCAACCTGGATTGTTTATCCGCTGGCAGTGGCCAAATTGCTGGGGGTTACGGCGATATTGACTAAAAAATCAGATATGCTAAAGGAATGGGCCTATGCTGGATTCTTTTTCGATGCATCTTTGGCCTTCACTTCGCATACCCTTGCTGAGGATGGGGGATGGATGATGTCAGCTATTGCTTTGGTTACGCTGGCGATTTCGAGATACATGGATCCGAAGGTTTTTCTGAAGAGCTAATAGTCTCAAACAGCCCTGTCATTGCGAGCCTTTAACAAAGGCGAAGCAATCCCCTTAACTCCATAAAACAATCAGGAGTCAAGGAGATTGCTTCGCCGGAAATTCCAGCTCGCAATGACAAGCTTGTTGTATGATCTCAAAGCTTCTTCACTTTCTCTATCATCAGCGGCCCCAGCTCAAAACTGCTGCTGAGCAATTCAGCTTTTAGTTCATCGATATTCTCATCTTTCGCCTTATACACCTCAGCCATCTGAAACAAAACATCTGGTTCAAAGCATTTCCCTTCTACTTTTTCTTTCATAAGCTGAAAGGCAACTTCTGTATTTCCAGATTTAAAAAGGGCCCAGGCTTTTAGGCTATGAGATTGTGGACTGGGGCGATTTTCCAATTCCTGCTCTGCAATTTTCAGGGCTTTTTCTACTTCCGCTTCTTCTTCAGCGAGTAAGCCAATCTGATATGTATTATACATGCTTCCAAACTCCTCTCTTTGGATTTCTTTCAGAAAGGCTTCTTGTGCTTCTTTGCTCTCAGCAAATTTTCCTTCAAATTCTGCAATTTCTCTTTTTAGCTCCCATAAATCCGGAGACTGAGATCGTTTTTGTAGAATTTCTATAATTCGCAATGCTTCCTGGCTGTTTTTCTCATGGGAATAGGCGATCCAGGCGATTCCTTTTTTCGAATAAGCGTCGGAAGGATTCAATTCAAGAGCCTTGAGGTAATGTTTATACGCCTGCTCAATTTCCCCGGCATGCCCATAGAAATCTCCTAAATTGCTGTAAGTCCAGCTTAATTGTGTCTGATTTCGGTCTCTTTCAGCCAAATCCAGGGCTTTTTCCATATAATCAATGGCTGTTTCCAGATTTCCTTTATGGTCCTGCCATTTCGCCATACGAATGAGGTAATCAAAATTTTGCTCCTGGGCTATGCGGTTTAAATAGCTAGCTGCTTTCTCCTCATTACCCAACTCCATATACACATCAAATAACATTGAATGTGTGGCAAATAATTTATCTCCGATTTTTTCTGCTTTTATCAGTAAGTCTAAGGATTCTTTAAATCTGTGTTGCGAAATGTAATTGTGGGCTAAAGATCTGAGGATGGCAGAATTTTGACCATGACTTTGATCGACTGCTTTAAGTAAAAACCTCTCAGCATCCTTTAAATCTGAAATATCCCGCTCTAAGGTGAAAAGTTCGGATTTTACACTGGCCATTTTTTGCAAATAGGGATACTGATTGGGGTTCTTTTCATATTTGCTTTGCCAGAATTCAAAATTAGCTTCCATATTTTTCCGTTCTTCTTCTGCTTGATATTGAAGGAAGCTGTCGTATTCCGCAGTATGTAGGCTAAAATGCTCAGATTTCTTCTGACAAGCGGAAAAGAGGAGTAGGAGGGAGGCAAGAATGTAAATTGAATAGCGCATAGGTATGAGAATGATTGACTGATGAAGAGAAAGGCAAAAGCGAAGGCCGAAGCCAACGCTTTTGTTTGTGTTAGCTTACCAGGGACTAGCCAGGTAAGGGAATGAAGTCAGGAATGCCTTATCATTGGCATCAACATGATCATCAGAGAGAGTGGGATTTTCTCCAAAATCCTCGCCGCCAAAGATCAATAAAAGCTCCACTGTGATCACATCATCTGCCAGGGCACGACCTGTCAGTACATTTGTTCCATCAAAGAAAGTGGTTGTTCCATCCAGAGAGACGTTCAAGACATCTGTAGCCAAAAGGCCTGAGAAATCATCTGAATCCAGTCCGAGAGCATTTGCATCACCGGGATTCGCATATGCCGGACTCAGCGTTTCCAGGCCTGTTTGGATGGTGCTTTTAAAAGCTGCTGCTTGTTGGGAAGGAACCGTTGTATTATAAGTATCCTTCATAGCGCTTGGGATAAAGACCGTATTTATAGCGGGTCTTCCCATTTGGTCTTGCATTTCATAGGTTCCGCTGAAATCAGGACCTGCTGGTTCCATAGGTTCTTCCTCACAGGCAATAAAGAATGAAAGTGCCAGGGCCAGGAATGCTATTATTTTGATGAATTTCATGTTTCTGTTTAAAAATTGTTGATTAAAGAATGATGAATGGGTTAGGCTTACTGCAGTCTTTTTGACTCCACCCAGGTATTGATTGTACCGGAGCCACCTACTTGACTTTTAGGAACTTCAATAGCAATGCTCATGACATTGGTTCCTGCGAAGCTGTCTGCACCGGGATCATTAAATCCAGCCGCATTTCCTGAAATGACTTCCCCATACTGAGCAAAATCCATGAAGAAAGGATCATCTCTGGGACCTGCGAATACACTTACGCCAGCTTCAGT harbors:
- a CDS encoding SDR family oxidoreductase, whose protein sequence is MEKIVLITGASRGIGAATAKLLARAGFKICINYKLNKSAAQEVAREIQDAGESAFCIQADVSEEEEVLRLFEQIDVEGGELRGLVNNAGILFKAMPVVEMSAERWEKVFKTNMLSTFLCSREALKRMKSGASIVNVSSIAARLGAAFEYVDYAASKGAMDTFTKGLANEVAAQNIRVNAVRPGLIYTDIHKDSGNPDRVNELSKFLPMKRGGTPEEVAESIAWLLSEKASFVTGSIIDIGGGR
- a CDS encoding DoxX family protein, yielding MDRNKIIYWAATCIMCLIFTFSGVMYFANYETMAGFFTKFGFPTWIVYPLAVAKLLGVTAILTKKSDMLKEWAYAGFFFDASLAFTSHTLAEDGGWMMSAIALVTLAISRYMDPKVFLKS
- a CDS encoding tetratricopeptide repeat protein; the protein is MRYSIYILASLLLLFSACQKKSEHFSLHTAEYDSFLQYQAEEERKNMEANFEFWQSKYEKNPNQYPYLQKMASVKSELFTLERDISDLKDAERFLLKAVDQSHGQNSAILRSLAHNYISQHRFKESLDLLIKAEKIGDKLFATHSMLFDVYMELGNEEKAASYLNRIAQEQNFDYLIRMAKWQDHKGNLETAIDYMEKALDLAERDRNQTQLSWTYSNLGDFYGHAGEIEQAYKHYLKALELNPSDAYSKKGIAWIAYSHEKNSQEALRIIEILQKRSQSPDLWELKREIAEFEGKFAESKEAQEAFLKEIQREEFGSMYNTYQIGLLAEEEAEVEKALKIAEQELENRPSPQSHSLKAWALFKSGNTEVAFQLMKEKVEGKCFEPDVLFQMAEVYKAKDENIDELKAELLSSSFELGPLMIEKVKKL
- a CDS encoding DUF4331 family protein, with the translated sequence MEPAGPDFSGTYEMQDQMGRPAINTVFIPSAMKDTYNTTVPSQQAAAFKSTIQTGLETLSPAYANPGDANALGLDSDDFSGLLATDVLNVSLDGTTTFFDGTNVLTGRALADDVITVELLLIFGGEDFGENPTLSDDHVDANDKAFLTSFPYLASPW